Proteins found in one Hypericibacter terrae genomic segment:
- a CDS encoding Lon protease family protein yields the protein MAASVAPLNPEALYRRCEPAELPFQTTADLKDLHRIVGQERALDALEFGIGIRRQGYNLYALGPGGTGKHTIAFGFLQQRARAGEVPPDLCYVNNFEVSHRPIALKLPAGRGSKLQSEMRGLIEDLRVAIPAILEGEEYRNRRQLIDETTKSRQAEVFERLQADAQPKGIALLRTPMGFAFAPVRDGAALSPEDFQKLPEAERKRIEADLKALQDELEEALRKFPTWERERRDQARELDRQVTSAAVASGIAVVKDHFRDLPDVLAFLDAVEKDIVDNADAFLPTEGESQGMPGTPRLSPAVRDRFRRYRVNLLVDHTHQVGAPVIYEDNPTMPNLVGRVENLAELGALITDFTLIKAGALHRANGGYLMLDAQKLLVQPYAYEALKRALRARQITIESPGQALSLVSTVTVEPEPVFLDVKIVIVGTRDIYYLLAAQDPEFNDLFKVAADFDDDMPREGEAVLAYAQLIATIGRREGLKTLDRAAVARLIEQAGRIADDNQKLTTRFGDVADVMREGDYWAGKAKREVIGADDIEKAIDQQIYRSGRVREKSLEIIDSGIVLIDTAGSKVGQINGLSVLSLPNFSFGKPSRITARVRLGRGEVIDVERRVELGGPTHSKGVLILSAFLAARYASDQPLSLSATLVFEQSYGGVDGDSASSAELYALLSALSELPIDQSFAVTGSVNQFGQVQAIGGVNQKIEGYFDVCRHHGLTGKQGVLIPSTNVRHLMLRRDIVEAARNGQFRIYPIETIDQGIELLTGFPAGAREDDGKFPKGSVNRRVEDRLIALAQQRRRFGAGGDNGAETGQGGRT from the coding sequence GTGGCCGCATCTGTCGCTCCGCTCAACCCCGAGGCGCTCTATCGCCGTTGTGAACCCGCCGAACTTCCGTTCCAGACGACGGCCGACCTCAAGGACCTTCATCGCATCGTCGGGCAGGAGCGGGCGCTCGACGCACTGGAATTCGGCATCGGGATCCGCCGCCAGGGCTACAACCTCTATGCGCTGGGCCCCGGGGGAACCGGCAAGCACACCATCGCCTTCGGCTTCCTTCAGCAGCGCGCCCGCGCCGGCGAGGTGCCGCCCGACCTCTGCTATGTCAACAATTTCGAGGTCTCGCACCGGCCCATCGCGCTGAAGCTGCCGGCCGGCCGGGGCAGCAAGCTGCAAAGCGAGATGCGCGGCCTGATCGAGGATCTGCGTGTCGCCATACCGGCCATCCTGGAAGGCGAGGAGTATCGCAACCGCCGGCAATTGATCGACGAGACCACCAAGAGTCGCCAGGCTGAAGTCTTCGAGCGGCTGCAGGCCGACGCCCAGCCGAAGGGCATCGCGCTCCTGCGCACGCCCATGGGCTTCGCCTTCGCGCCGGTTCGCGACGGGGCGGCGCTCAGCCCCGAGGATTTCCAGAAACTTCCCGAAGCCGAGCGCAAGCGAATCGAGGCCGACCTCAAGGCGCTGCAGGATGAGCTCGAGGAAGCGCTGCGGAAATTTCCGACCTGGGAACGCGAGCGTCGCGACCAGGCGCGCGAGCTCGATCGTCAGGTGACGAGCGCTGCCGTCGCCAGCGGCATCGCCGTGGTGAAGGATCATTTCCGCGATCTGCCCGACGTGCTGGCCTTTCTGGATGCGGTCGAGAAGGACATCGTGGACAATGCCGATGCCTTCCTGCCGACCGAGGGCGAGAGCCAGGGCATGCCGGGAACGCCGCGGCTGTCGCCGGCGGTGCGCGACCGCTTCCGCCGCTACCGGGTCAATCTCCTGGTCGATCACACCCACCAGGTCGGTGCCCCCGTCATCTACGAGGACAACCCGACCATGCCCAACCTGGTCGGACGGGTCGAGAACCTGGCCGAGCTGGGCGCCTTGATCACGGACTTCACGCTGATCAAGGCGGGCGCGCTCCATCGCGCCAATGGCGGCTATCTGATGCTCGACGCGCAGAAGCTGCTGGTGCAGCCCTATGCCTACGAAGCCTTGAAGCGCGCGCTGCGCGCACGCCAGATCACGATCGAATCGCCGGGCCAGGCCTTGAGCCTCGTCTCCACCGTCACGGTCGAGCCCGAGCCCGTCTTCCTCGACGTCAAGATCGTGATCGTCGGCACGCGCGATATCTATTATCTGCTGGCCGCGCAGGATCCGGAGTTCAACGACCTGTTCAAGGTCGCCGCGGACTTCGACGACGACATGCCGCGCGAGGGCGAGGCGGTTCTGGCCTATGCGCAGCTCATCGCCACGATCGGCCGGCGGGAAGGGCTGAAGACGCTCGATCGAGCCGCGGTCGCGCGGCTGATCGAGCAGGCGGGCCGGATCGCCGACGACAATCAGAAGCTCACCACGCGGTTCGGCGACGTGGCCGACGTGATGCGCGAGGGCGATTATTGGGCGGGCAAGGCCAAGCGCGAGGTGATCGGCGCCGACGACATCGAGAAGGCGATCGACCAGCAGATCTATCGCTCGGGCCGGGTGCGCGAGAAGTCGCTGGAGATCATCGATAGCGGCATCGTGCTGATCGATACGGCCGGGAGCAAGGTCGGGCAGATCAACGGGCTTTCGGTCCTGTCGCTGCCGAACTTCTCCTTCGGCAAGCCGAGCCGTATCACGGCGCGGGTCCGGCTCGGACGGGGCGAGGTGATCGACGTGGAGCGCCGGGTCGAGCTGGGAGGTCCGACCCATTCGAAGGGCGTGCTGATCCTCTCGGCCTTCCTCGCCGCGCGCTATGCCAGCGACCAGCCGCTCTCCTTGTCGGCGACCCTGGTGTTCGAGCAGTCCTATGGTGGGGTCGACGGCGACAGCGCCTCCTCGGCCGAGCTTTATGCGCTGCTGTCGGCGCTCTCCGAGCTGCCGATCGACCAGTCCTTCGCCGTCACCGGCTCGGTCAACCAGTTCGGCCAGGTGCAGGCCATCGGCGGCGTCAATCAGAAGATCGAAGGTTATTTCGATGTCTGCCGCCATCACGGGCTGACCGGCAAGCAGGGTGTGCTGATCCCGTCGACGAATGTCCGCCATCTGATGCTGCGGCGGGACATCGTCGAGGCCGCGCGCAACGGCCAGTTCCGGATCTATCCGATCGAGACGATCGATCAGGGTATCGAGCTGCTGACCGGTTTCCCGGCGGGTGCGCGCGAGGATGACGGAAAGTTTCCCAAGGGCAGCGTCAACCGGCGGGTCGAGGATCGGCTGATCGCGCTGGCCCAGCAGCGCCGCCGCTTCGGGGCCGGCGGCGACAACGGAGCCGAGACCGGACAAGGAGGCAGGACATGA